Part of the Corticium candelabrum chromosome 15, ooCorCand1.1, whole genome shotgun sequence genome, tatatatattaaaaataaatatatatatatatttcttttATAACTAAATGTCCCATAtgggacaaacaaaaaacatacatgAAAGACAAGTATTATTGCTGGATATGTCAAACAAGTGCACTACTGGTCCAAAGACGACAGAAACACGTGATTTGTAAAGATTTATAGAAAAGGAAGTAGAAAGTGCGATGATGAGAAACAAATCAGGAGTAGAGGACACTGTCGAAGCAGCACAGGCAGACGAATAGACACGATGAGCGCTGAGTGCTCAAAGAGCAGGGTGACGGTGCGGCATACATCAGACTCCCGAATGACTATGTTGTCCAGCAGGGAAGATGAGAGAATAAAGACAAGGCGACATTCGAAAAGAATGACAAAAAATTTCCAGGATGAATAGGATAGCAGGAACACCACAGACAGCCAAAGAAACCTGAAGAGCGCGAAATGCTGAAAGAGCAGGGTGAAGGTGCGGCAAACATCAAACTCTTGACAGACCATGTTGGATATGTGTTATccgtgttatctgtattaaaactaacatatacatatatatatatatatatatatatatatatatatatatatatatataccgtattacctcgcttAGAAGGGCATGCTCTTATAGGTGAGGTTGAGCAGAAATTGTGTTCACGACACTCTGCAACTGTAAGGGCATGCCCGTATAAGTGAGGTAGCCTCGAACACCCGGACCTCAAAACGTCAGCGCTTGCGCAGTTTAGCAATTTACGAGATGGCGTCGGAGGAGTTTGCGGAGGAGTTGGAGGTTTGCTGAAACAGAAACTGAAagtacagacagaaaggctAGAATTTCGTACACGGTGAAGAGGAAGCTTTCTGCGATAGAAAAGTAAGATGAGTACGAAGGGAACCTATCAAGAGCAGCAAGAGACAGCGGCGTACCGCAAAGTAATCTTCAGCGATGGGTCAAGCAAAGGGACGAATAAGATGGCAGTGAGGACGAAAGATGAGAAAGATGGCAGTGAGGAAGAACGCAGTGATGAAGACAGGGATGAAAATTAGGATGAAGATGCTTTATAATATGAACAGTCATTAGATAATATGTGCATAGAACGGTTGCATGCTTGCTTAGCTTTTTTTAGGTAGTAGACGTGAATCAGTATTTGcgttgtgtgcatgcttgttaCCAGGATACCACAACAGGTTCTTCCCTCGCCCGAAAGGGCATGCCttatacctcgaggtataaGGGCAGTCTGCTCAACCTCGCGCTATAAGAGCATGCTCTTCTaagcgaggtaatacggtatatatctatatctatctatctatctatctatctatctatatatatatatatatatatatatatatatatatatatatatatacacacaagctccaatgcccggcttcgcccgggggacaacacatgccaggtgcttctcctttccacttcatagcgccgcagttgacacacacgtttgtcatagagccaatacaacacggaagtggaggagagacaggtcgcctttataggtagagattatagcagaaagtatctaaaaatgcgtttgctggtatcataggtgatgttggccatgaatgaCTGCCGTGaataaaaatgtcgcgtatacacttgcaatcgtatagcactcccggatattgcgctgtccgaaatgaagtcacgtgcagttaaaCGAACcatcagagcagaactggaagtcacatgcagtactcaccTGGATAATCCGTTtcccgtatctaacgaagtcacgactcgtaccgactctcgtcatttcgacagttcCGCTGAACGttgtctcttcgaagacgttgctggcgtttcggggaacaggttcatcaaacacggcagctcttcgacggtcgtaaaCTGGCAAACGGCTGttggcgtattttttcaagacccggatatcagcaaaaatatcttctgtTTCCCGgtgtcgcccgcaataaacgacacgctcagcgcgtaccgtGCTACGTCGGggacgggcagtctaaatttgGCGGAGATACGAttcgccgttccggagatattcgcgcgcgagcggaagcgagtgcgatcggcgggaaatggcgtcgtTGTGGGaaaagtcaggaagacgaccacagtctcactttcgacattaatgaattcggcgtgcgcgagccaaattcggccgagatcggactcgccgtctttgagaaacgctccaacagacagacacacagacagacagacagacagacagacagacagacagacagaggcttGGATTGCCCATCTCTCTGTCACATTGGTCAGAGGCATGCAACTGCAGTGCACCACTGGATGACAGCGGATACCACCTACTCACATGCAAGACCGGTGGAGGCCCTATTTGGTCTCACGAATCAATTGCTGGGgtgtggtctgagtgcctCAGGAGCCTCCAAATCCACCATCGACGGGAGCCAAGGAACAGATATGTCACTTCAGATTGCAGgcctgacattgtcatgttcgattctgaatcagcttccaacctcgacctggacatctctctagcccacccttggagtgcggatgcatttccaagctctgccgatagaacaggcgtcgctgctaaacaacgagagaataggaaggcggcaaaatacagccaacaaaagctccctgggacttcagttctcaaagccatccccttggtattcgaacatttcggtgcatggggagaagaggccaggaacttcttgcgaaagctagcagctttctcatcagacgaagttggtcagccaaacgcaccggaatttgtggacttctggcgtaaacgattttcagtgcagctgcaaaagtgcaacgcacgggtcattcagaagaaattgaatgtgttgtgtggtgggtgtcagattcccgagtcactcagcactcaattcttttatcattagtgtacttttagttgtctcttttgcctcagaaaatatgtatacacttacctatgaacactataaagcatttagctttagtcgagtagtttctgctgtgatgtatgatagtgtgattgtaagaaataaatgattcttgacagacagacagacagacagacagacagacagacagacagacagacagacacctcttctgtgtgtgtatatatatatatatatatatatatatatatatatatatatatatatatagctcaCCGTGATGTCAAAGTACGCAGCTCGACCCAAAACGTCAGGGTGATAAATATCACCCAGGACGACTGGCATCATAACTGGAGCATCGTTGCTCTCTTTTCACATACTTGTTTTCAGTCAAAAGtgaaagatgacgtcacatagcGAGTTATGCCGTAACCGCACCTTATAAATGATAGCCAGAAGGATGTAGAAATTGGCCGCAAACACACTTCAGGGACTGAGAAGAACAAGGAAAGAGAGGAATTCCAAGTCATAGCCTTACGGCTAATACAAATTTATGAGGTGACATGGCGAGTTCTAGCTAATTAGGCTAGGTTCGGTATTGCCTACAACTAAGCACCAGCATGATTCGTAGCAATGGTATCATGCCTTGCTTTCACCTTAGGTAAGATTGGCATTCTGTTTAAGGTTGATATTGTGTTGTAGATCATCATGTTGTGAAGCTGACATTCTGGGACATAATACTAGACTTTTGAGTCTTAAGTGTGAACTGTATTATAAAGATTGTAGCACATTGTTATGCAGCAGTTCTCGTGTCACATGTTGCTGCTATATTAATAGCACGGCTGTCGAGTATTATTTGGCATTTGACAATTTCCTAGTCGCAAATTCCGTTTATACTGCTAAGTGCCGTCGACTTTATACTAAGTATAAGCGCACTGTTTGATAGAAGGTGACAACACGAGGTAAGCGACTCCGTGACAGGTATTatcagacacacaaaacatttgtaatttattaaaacCTTTTACGCTCAAATATTTACAGCTGTTTGACGACAAAGAGCTACGTATATATTGCTAAAAGTGCTGCAAGGTCAAAACCATAGCACTACACAAGTGTCGGGAAGAGTATACCGTTCGTCGTTTAGTAATCGTACATTTACATCATGCTTATAATATTTAAAAAGAACTGAAGAGAACTTACGCTTTATATACGCTCTACATTATTACTGTTAAAATTTAGCATGTAATAGAGTAGTTGCATTAGTAACGTCATGCAAACGTGTAATAACATTACTGATGCTAATATTATAGCACCGTATTGGTTGCATTTGTTAATATGCGACGTAATTAAAATCTAATAATGATGTGCATTCCTTCTAGGATAAAGTACCCGATTTCTTAAAAGAACTCAATCTTAAAGAAGAACATTTTAAAACACTCAAAGATAAGATTCATGATGTGGACAATCTAAGTGAAGATACTTTAAATGACTGCCTTCAAAATAAAAGAGGTAAGTGGATAATCCGGGTATGTGCTAAGAGGAAATAGAGTGGCCacaaaatttgttttatttaaaCTGAACAGGTTACATTAAAAAGATCATGTTTGCAATGGCGAAGCGTAGAAATTTCACGCAAGGTGACTTCTTTTGGTGCATGTATATCTTAATTTTTGCTCGCTATTATAACAAAATTTCGTTTGTTAACCTAGAGGAAAAAATCCTTTCCAATACTATGCGTCTACTTCAAGAATTAGATTCGGAATCACTAACCCTACAAGGCAAAGAATTAGCATTTTGGAATAAATGCAAAGAAGAGTACCTTACGCCGGAAATCTCTGAGCACCAAACAGTAAGCTAAATATACATTTGTAATTTACTATTAACTTAGTTCCGCAACTTGCGTAATTAATTACTGCAGCCAAGAACAACTAAGCTAAAAGAAGGTCTTGCTGAACTGCGAAACGGAATGGTTATCCTCTTTCTGGTCGCCAACATTTTGTGGATACTGCTGATCGAGACGTTGGCAAATTTAGCAGATCTTCAGGTGTTCTACACAAACGCTTTGGGTCTCATGTTTCTTGTGATTTATGGAAGCATCGTCACAATTCAGTTTACAACAATCCTAAGTCATCGTCTGATTACCTTTGTCCACTATATTAGTCGTATTCGTTGGCCGTTTGAGAAGCGTTCGTGTTGTCGCTCATGTCGTTGCAAGAAAAATGATGAAAGGGGGAATCTTaaagatgaagaagaggaaTCCTAAAGATGGCAAGATTTCAACTTGACTTATGAATAATCTCCTTACGAGAatgcttgtgtctgtttgttgtgtctgaTGCTACATTGAGTAGACAAGGACGTGATATTTATACATACtatattcatttgtttgcgtGTTTTTTTCTTTTATTCAATCTCTATATGTTAGATACAATCTTTAGTTGGATATTCTAATTGCTGGCTATCTCACTTCGTGTTTGAGCTCTAAATGTGATTTGTGCCAAACGTACTATTTACAGTGACACGTTTCTACTAATAAAGTTTTGTCGCTTTGACGTCATTATTGCATGTAGGACAGCACGATATAGCACAGCAAATGCAAGTGAGAAATGGCAAGTCGTGTACATTTCAAGTATATTCTTGCGTAAACTCTACTTGCATGAGTGTGCTTCATCAGAGTATTTTGATTCAAATAATTCATTTTATTCAATCAAGAGCACTGGAAGAACGCGATTTCTCCGCCAAAAATTATTTGTCTAAACAATGGTCtctataaattaaattaaaggtATTCCGTATAGATGCCAAGGTTATTGTTGTCCGAGAAATCGAGTAACGTACGGGAGTTGATGAATTTCAACATGGCGGTTTCCACGGAATAATTTCGTTTTTCGGCTTGTGGCGGATTCTGCAAAAGTTATTTAGGTGTTAAGTGCAGCTAATGTGAAGCGTAGAATCTACGTTAAGTAGACTATATCtcataatattaattaatctagcaTTGGGGCACATGTTCCTTCAGAAAGCGCTTTGGAAAACTATGGTATTACGCAATCGCAGGGTTTAGCCTTTCAGCAGCGATACTAAAAGTAAGTCTAGGCAGAGAGTCGCGCAGTATCTTCCGCAAATCGGGAGAATGATTACTTCCTGGATAAATGTTTATAGCTAGCTAGTAGGCACATAGTAGCGACTAAGCTAAGTACCCTTCTACTGACTGCTATTTATGTACTGCGGTGCATGTTTCactgtaatttttaattggaTGACAGCTTGTGGAGAATCACTTACAGCGAATGAGCACAGCCAGCCCCTGCCctttgtatgtctttgtgtttatAGGCATGTGTATCTCAGGAGGTGTGGTTACGAATTACTTACTTAAATTGTCACGCCTACACGTCATTGTGCTGATCTTAGTAAGAACGACTatcctcgtaccagaccctctcgcgccgtcgtgcccggttcccgtataacacgaaaacgccggagagagtctgggatcataccgtctaccgtttatgctattagatgatcatcttagctcgtatgtcacaaaGCCTCGGGCTACTGACACGATTAGTCTAAGTgctattctcatgtgtcacacagaAAGTCTCTTGGACGTGGACGCGTTTCTCTTGCGATCGCCAATGTATCTCTTACGTTGAACAACCTGCAGGATGTTTTCAGAAGGCGTAGAAGACACGGTAAGCTGGGAGGTTGGAACCCTTTAGGTAGGCCGTTACGGAATGGTAGAATCTTTTTATTAGTACCAGAGTGGTAGGTCTCAGACATAGCATAGGGTACTTGATCCGCACAGCTGTGCGCAGACTCTTCACAAAGCGCGGAATGGCTCCTGAAAGCGCGAATTTTGAACTCGGtctgaaatctgttctttccgACGTATTTGGACACCATAGTTTTCGTGAAGGTCAGCTTGAGGCCTCCAAGGCTATTCTTTCGAACAAGGATGTGTTTATTCGACTGAAGACTTCGGGCGGCAAATCTTTGTGCTACCTACTGCCTGCCCTTCTCTTGAACGGAGTGTGTGTGATCATTAGCCCGCTGATATCATTGATGCATGATCAGGTAGgtgtagttgcttgaagcagccagtttgctttagtaaTTAGTCTCCTGATGATTCAAGGTCGCCAAACTGGTACAAAGGGAGTGTTTGTCACACGAATTGAGTCCTTGTCAgacgagaaactgttgaaagACATTTCTACCAGCAAGTACAAACTAAGTGAGTAGTATTGGACAATCTTTTGGTCAGGCAATGGTGGGTAACAGTGGTTTGTCTAGTTTATACGTCTCCAGAAGCGATCACATCAAGTTTTTGGCGAAACGCATTGTCTAGGCAATTGAAGACAGCAATCTCCTTCATTGCTATTGATGAAGTACATCTGATCGAAGAGTGGGGGTCTACATTTAGACCTTCTTACAAGGAACTAAGTTTTATTCGTTCTTGCCTGCCTACTGTCCCAATTATATGGCTCTCTCAACAACAGCTCCACTTTTCCTTATTACTTCTGTAACCCAACATCTGAATATGCCTGACTATGTTCTAGTATCTGGATCTCTAAATCGTCCAAACTTATAtttttctttggattcatcCACCTCTATTTCGTCAGTCTTCCACTTGTTAGCTTTTATGTTGTCCTCTGTAAAGTATTCTAAAGATATTCCAAAAACTCTTATATTTGCAGATCAAAGGATGTTTTGTATAAAGTGTATATTCATCttgtgtacagctgcagtagtaTAACCAGGGGTACAGTAGAACAATACCATGCCACAATGACACTTGAGGGGCGATCTCAACACTATGGAGAATTCAAGTGTGGCAAGCAGCGAGTCATGGTAGCTACTAGTGCGTTTGGCCTTGTTgtggacattgatgacatcagtGAAGTTATTCTATTCGGTTTGCCAGACAGTGGATCTGAGCTTGTGCAACTTGCTGGACGTGGAGGGAGAGATCCACTAAGGTTGTGCCTTGTTCGGTTTGTGGCACACTCTCAGGACCGTAGGCTGTCAGTGTGCAACAACGAAATTGTGACTCTTGCCTCAAATAAGGTCTGTTTGAGAAGAGTTCTTGTTTACAAGATTTTGCAGTCAGATGAGCCATTACCTGATAGTGATTTGTGCTGTTCGTTCTGCAATGCATCTGATGAGCGACCTCATATTTTTCAGCCAGAGGTGGATTGCACCTTACCACTTTCTCCTATTCCATGCAGATCTGCACCGTTGAAATCACGTCGTGTTGTTGCTGGTCAGAGAGCTGCTTTGAGGAAAGCACTACTTGAACTTAGAAGGATGGCAGGTGGCACAAGATACAGAATGAGAGGACTAGATGGGGTCTTATCCATGTTAGTGATTGATAAACTAGTAAACAAATGTAATAAGATTCGATCAGAAAATGATGTTAGGTCACTAGAAGTTGTAAGGGACTTCATTTTAGcagtttttaagttaattgagttTCACATTCCTTGCACTATAGCCAATATTAGTGGTGATGGTACAAGGAGCACTTCAGCATGTAGACATGTTTTAGGAGAGATTACAAATCACTAGTAACTCACTTTAGGCTATGTTTCTCAATACAAATAGTTACGatattatgtacatgtgtctatttctgtcaTAGCTGTATGTCATCAAGAGAATCAATTTCTTCATGGTCTTCAGTGGACTGATTGTCCTCAATTCTCAGGTCTGTCTTACTTAGGAACTTTGCAATCCATTGCTTGGATAAGGCAACTTCATATCCTTTTTTCTCTGGTGTTGTGAAATGTCTGTTAGATGGCAACTTTCTTTTGGGAATCCGACAAGTGACTTGACTGGCCAATagattggatgtcatcatttggatgtctttttcagcacttgtacttgtatgccTTGTACCTACATGAGGAGCATGAACTTCCTGATCGCATAACAGTGCAGCATCATGTAATAGCTGAGATGCTAAGCTTATTACTCTTAAATGATGGAGGGTGATACTGCCACCAGAAGATCGTAAAGCTGTTTTGATGAcaagattgtggtgttctACTGCCATGTCTATTGCTTTCCCATGACCAGGTATGCCCAGAGAATTAACAGCTCTGTTGTGAGTTACTATGTAAGCAAGCCTCTTGGAAAAGTCAGCCTTCAGATTGGCTAAGAGATTTGCTGCTTCATTGCTGTAGTTGCttctctttgttgcgaggAAGTACAGTAACCACATTCGCCAATGTTGGATAACTCTTGGGCCATCTTCGTACTTGATGGCTTCCCTCAAATCTTCATAAAGGAGGGCCATGCGCAGAAAGAACGATGGAAATTATACAGGTTATCTGCATCAtggtcatcttcatctgttcctATAACTAGCACGTCATTGGCGAATCTCTCTGCTGTTTCGTTTAGCCATGAGTTCGTTATAATGGTTGCATCTTGTACAATCAAATCTGAGGTAGCAGATATGTTGAGAAAGGTGATGAGGGATGCAGTCAGATGTGCTTCTAATGCATGTTTGAGGAACTCATCGGattgttgaaattttttgcagcagcgGTGACTCCACTTCGGTTGATCAGTTTGCTGAGATGAGCCAATGAGCCAGGAAAATCATGTGACTTCCAAAATATGAGGAAGATGACTTTTAGGCACTCCCATGCGAAGTGGAAATCACCAGGATTCTCTTTTGCCCATAGGAGGCGTGCTAAAGGAATATCTGCTACCCTTCTACGCCGAGCTGCACGAATTGCCCTGCAAGTCGCTTGGTCACCGACAACACATTGTTGAACAGTGTCATCTATCGCCAGCATTTTTTGAAATTCTTCAAGAATAGTAACATTATTGTCAGTGTAACTTTCATCTATGTCTATCACTGCAATAGGGTGGATaatagattttgttgttggttggTCATGGTTgtcatattgatgtcttgCTTTAAGGTGATTGCAGCATTTGAACCTGTGTATAAGTACCTTCTGAACTCTTGTCTGAGCAGATTCGTGAAATgttatgtcgtcatcatcattcgGTAGAATGTCTTCCACGGCTAAATCTCCTCGAGTGCATTGTGgtaattctgttgtgttgtaataagGGGGGAAGGGAAGTCTGGCTACTTTGACAGCAAAACGGCTCGTAAAGTTCCATGCCTC contains:
- the LOC134191563 gene encoding uncharacterized protein LOC134191563 encodes the protein MALLYEDLREAIKYEDGPRVIQHWRMWLLYFLATKRSNYSNEAANLLANLKADFSKRLAYIVTHNRAVNSLGIPGHGKAIDMAVEHHNLVIKTALRSSGGSITLHHLRVISLASQLLHDAALLCDQEVHAPHVGTRHTSTSAEKDIQMMTSNLLASQVTCRIPKRKLPSNRHFTTPEKKGYEVALSKQWIAKFLSKTDLRIEDNQSTEDHEEIDSLDDIQL